One Amaranthus tricolor cultivar Red isolate AtriRed21 chromosome 1, ASM2621246v1, whole genome shotgun sequence DNA window includes the following coding sequences:
- the LOC130798873 gene encoding uncharacterized protein LOC130798873 gives MASMEESNKSSNLYDSSSSAAQPLLSKPYPTPSIEEYQPQQQSLPQSASDNTQFLQIAYNYGPRPFKDLPFLILFLLFSICCFGFGIFSIAHKNSNFSSVSSFSYDPTSSSCVKHTISNHGSFLDFYGFSNFKSSSDEFVRGLVWVLVITFILSLPIVWGVLLLLKHYTKQLVYVSLPFFVVIPIGVNVYWFVACTISSSCSDALPLAYRILVMLFVFLVIGVIVWIFVLNWHRIELTINIIGVASNALSRNLGLFGVVPCLKLGLLVYYVPFVVFLVFARYNGKIVPHQSRGEYHCAWKQDSWVGAYYALAILTMLWSATVMLEAKAYVVSGTIAQWYFSKDDSNPKRKIRSSLRNAFGPSAGTICFSGLIMFVVRMVRAAVDGARQEDATGIVKVLRCCVNVLLATVDFLNKFTINFAAITGETYCTSARMTYELLKRNLLSAVFVETISTRLLAGIIFVLSAIYAVVVCAILNGITDLGVYSYYVALLAWLLLFLVLGFFIHLLEDVIDTIYICYAIDRDRAEVNKPEVHDVYVQLPISRSIRTPLV, from the exons ATGGCTTCCATGGAAGAATCCAACAAAAGCTCCAATCTTTATGATTCTTCATCTTCCGCAGCACAACCCCTTTTATCAAAACCCTATCCTACTCCTTCAATCGAAGAATATCAACCTCAACAACAATCTTTACCTCAATCTGCTTCTGATAATACCCAATTCCTTCAAATTGCTTATAATTATGGTCCAAGACCTTTCAAGGACTTGCCTTttctcatcctttttcttcttttctctaTTTGCTGTTTTGGGTTTGGTATTTTCTCAATTGCCCATAAAAATTCTAACTTTTCTTCTGTTTCTTCCTTTTCCTATGACCCCACCTCCTCATCTTGTGTCAAACACACCATTTCCAATCATGGgtcttttcttgatttttatgggttttccaATTTTAAGTCTTCCTCTGATGAATTTGTAAGAGGGTTAGTATGGGTACTTGTGATTACTTTTATTTTGAGTTTACCTATTGTGTGGGGTGTGTTATTGTTGCTTAAACATTACACTAAGCAGCTTGTTTATGTTTCACTTCCTTTCTTTGTTGTGATTCCAATTGGTGTAAATGTTTATTGGTTTGTTGCCTGCACAATTAGTTCTTCATGTAGTGATGCATTGCCACTTGCTTATAGGATACTGGTTATGCTGTTTGTTTTCTTGGTCATTGGGGTTATTGTGTGGATTTTTGTCCTTAATTGGCATAGAATTGAGCTGACTATTAACATAATTGGTGTTGCATCGAATGCCCTTTCGAGGAatttagggttgtttggtgttGTCCCATGTTTAAAGCTTGGGTTGTTGGTTTACTATGTGCCATTTGTTGTGTTCTTGGTGTTCGCGCGGTATAATGGGAAGATTGTACCTCATCAATCTAGAGGAGAGTATCATTGTGCTTGGAAGCAAGATAGTTGGGTGGGTGCTTATTATGCATTGGCAATATTGACAATGTTGTGGTCTGCAACTGTGATGTTGGAAGCTAAGGCTTATGTGGTTAGTGGGACTATTGCTCAGTGGTATTTCTCAAAGGATGATTCAAacccaaaaagaaaaatcagaagTTCTTTGAG AAACGCATTTGGCCCGTCAGCTGGAACTATATGCTTTTCTGGGTTAATAATGTTCGTTGTGCGCATGGTGCGTGCTGCTGTTGATGGTGCAAGACAAGAAGATGCTACGGGAATTGTGAAAGTTCTTAGGTGTTGTGTCAATGTTTTGCTGGCAACTGTTGATTTCCTAAACAAGTTCACCATCAACTTTGCTGCTATCACTGGTGAAACTTATTGTACGTCTGCTAGGATGACTTATGAACTTTTGAAACGTAATCTTCTCTCAGCTGTTTTTGTGGAGACAATTTCTACACGCTTACTGGCTGGAATAATCTTCGTCCTTTCAGCAATATATGCCGTTGTG GTGTGTGCCATCCTAAATGGTATAACTGATCTTGGTGTATATTCCTATTACGTTGCCCTACTGGCTTGGTTGCTGCTGTTTTTGGTGCTCGGTTTCTTCATACATCTTCTTGAGGACGTGATCGACACAATCTACATATGCTATGCCATTGATCGGGACAGAGCAGAAGTCAATAAACCCGAGGTTCATGATGTTTATGTTCAGCTTCCTATAAGTAGGAGCATCCGAACACCGCTCGTGTAA
- the LOC130814163 gene encoding protein HIGH ARSENIC CONTENT 1, mitochondrial-like, protein MDGSHRSLEEAKNIDVYTAKGLLNIGYRYLDVRTKEEFEKGHFEGALNIPYMFITKDGRVKNPDFITQVSEVTQKGDQLVVACNSGGRGLKATIDLQNEGYEHVANIEGGYSAWVDAGFAGQNAQKSDCKFRL, encoded by the exons ATGGATGGTTCACACAG GTCCTTGGAAGAAGCTAAAAATATTGATGTTTACACGGCTAAAGGTCTTCTTAATATCGGATATCGATATTTAGACGTAAG GACAAAAGAGGAATTTGAAAAGGGACATTTTGAAGGTGCTCTAAACATCCCTTACATGTTCATTACCAAAGATG GACGAGTAAAAAATCCAGACTTCATCACTCAAGTTTCAGAAGTTACCCAGAAGGGTGATCAATTGGTTGTG GCTTGCAATAGCGGCGGAAGAGGCCTCAAAGCCACAATTGATCTGCAGAATGAG GGTTATGAGCATGTTGCCAATATTGAAGGAGGTTACTCTGCCTGGGTCGATGCCGGGTTTGCGGGTCAAAATGCACAAAAATCTGATTGCAAATTTCGTCTTTGA
- the LOC130814094 gene encoding agamous-like MADS-box protein AGL82: MGRAKIAMEFITKEKTRNTTYNKRKKGLLKKAQEFSILCNVPVCIIIYPYKEGQVSLEAEVYAFKGDSDPNDLGKSRDSEMVKGIIDRFLRVPLEERNKRSLNLYDMFDGWKRKASQDLIKIKRKNALNKYPNWDSALDGFCLEQLMEFLGYLDQKIEVVKQRIDMINGTNHDYSNLNQAEALVLPSYQETPTNSTLMVPNDQIFCDDHHQILGYPNIVEGYNPFSWFNYPIISDNNGHNQDQYCPQLVNYNPNVFTNQVDDDNWFKYTNRNVMGGMSYDQGSGFVESIGASSTYGAVLPVQSNVPMQFPMVHNVPLQRHGQYQMFYK; this comes from the coding sequence ATGGGTAGAGCAAAAATAGCAATGGAATTCATAACTAAGGAAAAAACTAGAAATACGACatacaataaaagaaaaaaagggttACTTAAGAAAGCTCaagaattttcaattttatgcaATGTACCGGTTTGCATAATAATATACCCTTATAAAGAAGGACAAGTGTCCTTAGAAGCTGAAGTTTATGCCTTCAAAGGGGATAGTGACCCTAATGATTTGGGTAAATCAAGGGATTCTGAGATGGTTAAGGGTATAATTGATAGGTTTTTAAGGGTTCCTCTTGAAGAGAGGAACAAAAGGTCATTAAATTTGTATGATATGTTTGATGGGTGGAAGAGAAAAGCTAGCCAagatttgattaaaataaagcgtaaaaatgctttaaataaATATCCTAATTGGGATTCTGCTCTTGATGGGTTTTGTTTAGAACAACTTATGGAATTTTTAGGTTATTTAGATCAAAAAATAGAGGTTGTTAAGCAAAGGATTGACATGATTAATGGTACTAATCATGATTATAGTAACCTTAATCAAGCAGAAGCATTAGTATTACCATCCTATCAAGAAACACCAACTAATTCTACCCTAATGGTTCCTAATGACCAAATTTTTTGTGATGACCATCATCAAATTCTAGGGTACCCTAATATTGTTGAAGGGTATAATCCGTTTTCTTGGTTTAATTATCCAATAATTAGTGATAATAATGGTCATAATCAAGATCAATATTGTCCTCAATTAGTGAACTACAATCCTAATGTGTTCACTAATcaagttgatgatgataattggTTTAAGTACACTAATAGGAATGTTATGGGTGGGATGAGCTATGATCAAGGGTCAGGATTTGTGGAAAGTATTGGAGCATCATCAACATACGGTGCCGTTTTGCCAGTGCAATCAAATGTGCCCATGCAATTTCCTATGGTGCATAATGTTCCTCTACAAAGGCATGGGCAATATCAAATGTTCTATAAGTAG